The following is a genomic window from Amycolatopsis acidiphila.
GTGCCTCCTGCCGCACCATCGGCATCCGGCCGGACGAGGTCTGGAAGTACACCGCCGCGTCGCCGACGCCGACCAGGCTCGGGCCGCGGTCCTGCACACCCTGCAGGTTCGCGCCGTGGCAGGTGATGCAGGTGTTGTTGTAGACCTGCTGGCCCAGCCGCAGCTGTGCCGGGTCCTCCTGTGCCTGCGCGGTCTGTGCCTTGGGCACGAAGACCGCGTACACCGCGCCGGCCCCGATCAGCGCGACGCCCAGCGCCAGCAGGCCGGCGATCCGCCGGCGCAGCTTCGTGCGCGCGCCGAGGCGGCGGCCGGAGGATTTCTTCGTGGTGGTCATCTTGCGGCAACCCTTGCTGTTCGGTGAGTTCGGACGGGCCGGTGCGGTCAGGGAAGGATCTCGATGACCGCGAACAGGCCGATCCAGACGATGTCGACGAAGTGCCAGTAGTAGGACACGACGATCGCCGAGGTGGCCTGTGCGGGCGTGAACTTGCTCAGCTTGGTGCGGATGAGCAGGAACACGAAGGCGACGAGCCCGCCGAGCACGTGAAGTCCGTGGAACCCGGTCGCGATGAAGAAGATGGAGCCCCACGCTCCGGAGGGAATGGTCACGCCCTCGTTGATCAGGCTGATGTACTCGCCGACCTGGCCGCCGATGAAGATCGCGCCCATCACGAACGTGATCACATACCAGCGGCGCAGGCCGTACACATCGCCCTTCTCGGCGGCGAACACGCCGAGCTGGCAGGTGAACGACGAGGCCACCAGGATGATGGTGAAGGGCAGTGAGTACGGGATGTCGAGATGAATCGGCTCGCCCGTGGCGGCATTGATCGGCGGCCACACGCCAGTCGAGTTCTGCGCCTTGACCGTGAAGAACATGGCGAACAGCCCGGCGAAGAACATGAGCTCGCTGGAGAGCCACACGATGGTGCCGACACTGACCATGTTCGGCCGGTTCAGCGAGTGCACCCGCTGGCTGATGTTGGGAGCTGCCGTTGTCACGACTCGCATTATGTCCTCCCACAATGGAGCCTGCCCGGTCGGGTCGGCACCTGGGTTGGTCACAGCTACGAACGCGGAGGGTGAGGATCGCCGATGAGTCTGCTCGATCGAGTGCGTGACCTGCTGAGAAGGAGCTCCGAACCGGAGCTGACCCTCGACACGCCGGGACTGTCGGTGGTCGCGGAGGCCTTCGACATCGCCGAGGCGGACTCGGCTGTGCTGGCGAAATCACACCTTTGGGACGAGGGAAAACCGGCTGTGCTACGACACCACCTGACGCTGCCGGCGGACCGGGTCGCCGACGCCGGCCGCGTGCTGGCCCAGGATGGGTGGGAACTACGCACGGTGTCCGAATCGGGCGGGGCGGCGACGCTGCACGCACTGCGGGTCCAGCGGCTCGACGCGTTGCACTGCGCGCAGGAACGGTCCCGGATGGCCGGGCTGGCGCAGCGCCTCGGTGGCGACTCGCTCGGCTGGGACGCACTACAGCCCGTCTGCTCTTAGAGCCTGTTGGTGGATGGTGTGGCCGGGACCTGAGCGTGTCGTGAGGGTATGAGGCGGGGCTCCTGGTAGATCGAGAAGTACCACCAACTTGATCACCAGAAGCCCCAGGATGTCTGTCTACCGTGTCGAGGCCGCGAAGGCCAGTTGCGGCGTGTCCGGTTGCGCGTGTCGTGACCGGCTACGCCGGTATCCGTCCGATCTGACCGATGAGCAGTGGGAGGTGCTGGAACCGGAAGCACGGGCTGTCATGGCAGAGCTGCGCAAGAGCCCTGCGGGGGCGCCGATGCGCCATGACCTGCGGGCGGTGCTGGACGCGATCGGCTATCTGACCCGCTACGGCATCGAGTGGCGGGCGCTGCCGGCCGATTTTCCGCCCTGGTCGGCGGTGTACGCGTTCTTCCAACGCTGGAGTGAACGAGGACTGCCACACCGGCTGGCAGACCGGCTGCGGGGACGCATCCGGGTCGCGTGTGGCCGGGCCGAACTACCGACCGCGGCGGTCATCGACGCTCAGACCGTGCGTGGCGCCGACACCATGGCCGCCGAAAGTTGCGGGTACGACGCGGGGAAGAAGACCAAGGGCCGCAAGAGAAATATCGCCACCGATTGTCTCGGACTCGTGTTGATGGTCACCGTCACCTCCGCCGGTATGCAAGACCGCGACACCGCGTATCGCCTGCTGGCGTTGCTGCGTGAACACTTCTCCACCATCACTCTGGTCTGGGCCGACGGCGGCTACGCCGGACGCCTCGTCGTGTGGGCCAAAGCCGTGCTGCGCCTGACGATCACCATCGTGAAACGCAGCGACGACATCAGAGGCTTCGTGGTGCTGCCCCGCAGATGGGTGGTGGAGCGGACGTTCGGCTGGCTGATCCGCCATCGACGCCTGGTCCGAGACTACGAACGCCGACCAGAGCACCACGAAGCCATGGTGTGGTGGGCCACCGTCTCGATCATGACCCGCCGCCTGACCCGAGAACTGGCCGACACCCCTCCAGCACCACGCTGGGGCAAGCCCAGACCACCCGCCCTGACCCCAGCCTGACCATCTACCAACAGGCTCTTAGTGAATTCGGGCACTGCGGATAGCATCTGAGACGTCACAACCTACTGACGAGGCCGGAGGCTTGATCGTGACCGAGCAGCCGATGCGGATCCTGGTGTTCAGCCACCGGGCGGAAGTCCGCGAGTCGATCATCAATGCCATCGGCCGCAGGCCGGCCACCGACCTCGGCCGGGTGGAGTACGTCGAGGCGACCGGTGTGGCCGACGTGCTGTCGGAGATGGACGAGGGCGGGCTGGACCTGGCGATCCTGGACGGCGAGGCGCAACCGACCGGCGGCATCGGGCTGTGCCGCCAGCTCAAGAACGAGATCCTCGACTGCCCGCCGATCGTGGTCGCCGTGCGCCGCAAGGACGACCGCTGGCTGGCCAGCTGGTCGCAGGCCGACGCCGTGCTCGTGCACCCGCTCGACCCCCTGACCGCGGCGGAGACCGTCGCGGAGGTGCTGCGGGGCCAGCGGGTCCCGTCGGTCCGCGCGTGACCGCACAGTCCTGGCCCCTGCTGCTCAACCGGCTCATCGAACGGGTCGACCTGTCCGAGCAGGACACGGCCTGGGCGATGGACCAGGTGATGTCCGGCGAGGCCACCCCCGCGCAGATCGGCGGCTTCGCCGTCGCGCTGCGCGCCAAGGGCGAGACGCCCGAGGAGATCTCCGGGATGGCCGCGGCGATGCTCGCGCACGCCAAGCGCGTGCACGTCGAGGGCCGCGCGGTGGACATCGTCGGCACCGGCGGCGACCGGTCCGGCTCGGTCAACATCTCGACCATGGCCGCGCTCGTGGTCGCGAGCGCCGGGGCGCCGGTGGTCAAGCACGGCAACCGGGCGGCCTCGTCGAAGTCCGGGGCCGCCGACGTGCTCGAAGCCCTCGGTGTCGCGATCGACCTGCCGCCCGAGGGCGTGCAGCGCTGCGTCGCCGAGCTCGGCATCGGGTTCTGCTTCGCGCCGGTGTTCCACCCGGCGTTCCGGCACGCCGGTCCCGCGCGCAGCCAGCTCGGGGTGCCGACCACGTTCAACCTGCTCGGCCCGCTGACCAACCCCGCGCAGCCGAGCGCCGGGCTCATCGGCTGCGCGTACCCGGACCGGACGGAGCTGCTGGCGCGGGTGTTCGCGCGCCGCGGCGCCACGGCGATGGTGGTGCGCGGGGACGACGGCCTCGACGAGATCACCACCACGACCACCAGCACGCTGTGGGTGGTGTCCG
Proteins encoded in this region:
- the ctaE gene encoding aa3-type cytochrome oxidase subunit III; its protein translation is MRVVTTAAPNISQRVHSLNRPNMVSVGTIVWLSSELMFFAGLFAMFFTVKAQNSTGVWPPINAATGEPIHLDIPYSLPFTIILVASSFTCQLGVFAAEKGDVYGLRRWYVITFVMGAIFIGGQVGEYISLINEGVTIPSGAWGSIFFIATGFHGLHVLGGLVAFVFLLIRTKLSKFTPAQATSAIVVSYYWHFVDIVWIGLFAVIEILP
- a CDS encoding IS5 family transposase gives rise to the protein MSVYRVEAAKASCGVSGCACRDRLRRYPSDLTDEQWEVLEPEARAVMAELRKSPAGAPMRHDLRAVLDAIGYLTRYGIEWRALPADFPPWSAVYAFFQRWSERGLPHRLADRLRGRIRVACGRAELPTAAVIDAQTVRGADTMAAESCGYDAGKKTKGRKRNIATDCLGLVLMVTVTSAGMQDRDTAYRLLALLREHFSTITLVWADGGYAGRLVVWAKAVLRLTITIVKRSDDIRGFVVLPRRWVVERTFGWLIRHRRLVRDYERRPEHHEAMVWWATVSIMTRRLTRELADTPPAPRWGKPRPPALTPA
- a CDS encoding response regulator transcription factor, whose product is MTEQPMRILVFSHRAEVRESIINAIGRRPATDLGRVEYVEATGVADVLSEMDEGGLDLAILDGEAQPTGGIGLCRQLKNEILDCPPIVVAVRRKDDRWLASWSQADAVLVHPLDPLTAAETVAEVLRGQRVPSVRA
- the trpD gene encoding anthranilate phosphoribosyltransferase, which codes for MTAQSWPLLLNRLIERVDLSEQDTAWAMDQVMSGEATPAQIGGFAVALRAKGETPEEISGMAAAMLAHAKRVHVEGRAVDIVGTGGDRSGSVNISTMAALVVASAGAPVVKHGNRAASSKSGAADVLEALGVAIDLPPEGVQRCVAELGIGFCFAPVFHPAFRHAGPARSQLGVPTTFNLLGPLTNPAQPSAGLIGCAYPDRTELLARVFARRGATAMVVRGDDGLDEITTTTTSTLWVVSDGEVREEHFDPQTLGIARSTPEDLRGGDAVANAEVVRELVTGKPGPVRDAVLLNAAGALAAHAGFSGSLTDDLTVALARAAEAVDSGAAADLLGRWAAFR